A stretch of DNA from Thermococcus sp. Bubb.Bath:
CAAGGAGTTCGGGATAAAACTGGAGGACATCGTGGAGGCCCTCCGGAGGATTGGAAACGTCCGCATCGCAAAGGTTATTCTCAACCAGTACGCCCCACAGGGTCTTATAGAGGCAGTGGTAAATCAGGGACTTGAGCCTATTATAGTTGCCGGGGACACCGACGTCAGGGTTGCCATCGAGGCCATGGAGATAATACATGAATCGGACGTGGAGGTCCTGGCCTTAGCTTCGAGGGACGCGGACTTCCTTCCAATTATAATAGAGGCCAAGCGCCAGGGAAAGGAGACCGTCGTCATAGGCGTTGACCCTGGTTTCTCGGCGGCACTCCAGAATGCCGCGGACTACGTTATAAAGATGGAGTCCTCCGGTGAGAGGAACGGGGAGGAGAAAGGAGAGGTGGAATGAATTGGATTCCCTCATCGTTATAATCGGGGTGTTCGCGATAGGGCTGGCTCTCTTAATAAAGGGAAGCTCATTGCCCTAATTCTTGCGAGCGTCGCCACCACTCTGCTTGAGCTCACCGTATCGGCGATTTCCGCCTACAACGGCAACAGCGGCATAGCCCTCGGAACGCCTTTGGAAGTGCTCTCGCCAACATCGCCCTAATCATGGGCCTCTCTTCCTTTACCATCTATACAGGAGGCACATGTCCTTGGAGGAGCTTGAATCTGATGGTCGTGGAAGCGTTGCCAAAGAAATGTCCATACTCTTTCTATTCGGTCTCATCGTTATAGCCGGTGCCGAACTCGTCGTTAACAGTGCCGTTGAGCTCGTGAGAGCCGCGGGAATCTCCCAGGTGGTTATAGGGCTCACAATCGTTTCAATAGGAACCTCCTGCCCGAGCTTACCAATTCGCTGATGGCCGTCATGAAGAAGCTCCCCAACATAAGCATTGGAAACATGATAGGGGCTGATATCATCGATATTCTTCTCGTGATTGGCGTATCCGCCATTATACGGCCCATCCGGGTCTCCGAGAAGATGTTTCACGTTGCCCTACCGTTGACGCTTCTCCCGGTCTTTATCCTCACCGCATCGCTCAAGAACAACAGGGTGGGCAGAAAAACGGGCTCTCTCTTCCTGGTTATATATATTGTTTTCCTTTTATCTCCTGCGGTGAGTTTGCGCTACCCTTTTAAATTTCCCATCACCACCTTTCGATCATGATAATTGCCATCATTGACGGTTACACTGACGAGCCAGCAGGCCTCGGAGTTCCCCCTTATCTTGGAATATACCCCCGCTACGCCTACGGGGCCATAAAGAAGGCCAGGAAGGACGCTTCTATCTTTTACCTCACCGTAGATGACCTCCGGGCTACATTTCTCGGGGAACGGGGCATAGAGACAAAGAACAAGACCCCAAACTATCCGAAGACAAAGGAGATACTCGAAAAGGCTGACGTCATAGTTTACATCGGTGGTCTACACACGCCGGGGAAGTATCTCTCGGCCGTTCCTGGAAGCGTTGAAGAGGTTGCGAGGTTCATAAAGCAGTTCAAAGGTGAGAAAGTCCTCGGCGGGCCAGCTTTCATGGGTTCCGCCAGCATGGGAGGCGTTAAGATAACGAGCAGGGAGCTTCAATTGGCCCATAGTGTTTTTGACCACGTTGTCTACGGCGATTTGGAGGCGTTCCTCTTTGATTATCTGAGCAACCCGAAGGATGCCGACCCCTTCCGCTTCAGGACGTACAATGAATTAAAGGATTATGCAATTATTGGGGCTGAAGTTGTCAGACAGTTTCCTGATTACCCCGACTTCGTCATAGTCGAGATAGAAACCCAGCGCGGCTGTCCCAAGGCGATGGGAATAGGTGGCTGCTCCTTCTGCACTGAACCTGTTCGCTACCGCAAAGTTGAGGACAGGCCGATTGAGGACGTTGTTGCAGAGGTCAAGGCACTTTACGACCTCGGCGTCAGACACTTCCGCGTTGGCAGGCAGAGCTGCATATTCTCCTACATGGCGAAACCCGATGGGAGGGTTCCAATTCCTAATTCCCGAGCAATAGAGAAGCTCTTCCATGGAATTCGCTCTGTTGCTCCTGAAGTCAAAACCCTCCACGTGGACAACGCCAACCCTGCCGTCATAGCCAACTATCCGGAGGAGAGTAGGAGAACAGTCAAGGCCCTCATAGAGTATGGTACACCTGGAAACGTAGTGGCATTCGGCCTTGAGAGTGCAGACCCAAAGGTGGCCAAACTCAACAACCTGAACGCCACCGCTGAGGAAACCTACGAGGCGGTGAAGCTCCTCAACGAAATCGGTGGAAAGAGGGGCTACAACGGAATGCCCTGGCTCCTTCCTGGGATAAATATAATCTTTGGCCTTCCAGGCGAGACGAAGAAGAGCTACGAACTTACCTTCCAGTTCCTCAAAAAAATCCTTAATGATGGCCTGATGGTCAGGAGGATAAACATCCGCCAGGTTGTCGTCTTTCCAGGGACGCCGCTCTGGCACATGAGGGACAGGGTGAAGACTGAGAAGCACAAGAAGCTAATCCAGCACTACAAGTACAAGATAAGGCACGAGATAGACCTTCCCATGCTCAAGAGGGTTGTTCCAGTTGGGACTGTTCTTCGCGATGTGAGAGCGGAGGTCTTTGAGGACGGCCTCACCTACGGCAGGCAGATTGGGAGCTACCCTCTGATAGTTGGCATTCCCAAGGAAGTTCCCCTCAACAGGTTCTACGATGC
This window harbors:
- a CDS encoding radical SAM protein encodes the protein MIIAIIDGYTDEPAGLGVPPYLGIYPRYAYGAIKKARKDASIFYLTVDDLRATFLGERGIETKNKTPNYPKTKEILEKADVIVYIGGLHTPGKYLSAVPGSVEEVARFIKQFKGEKVLGGPAFMGSASMGGVKITSRELQLAHSVFDHVVYGDLEAFLFDYLSNPKDADPFRFRTYNELKDYAIIGAEVVRQFPDYPDFVIVEIETQRGCPKAMGIGGCSFCTEPVRYRKVEDRPIEDVVAEVKALYDLGVRHFRVGRQSCIFSYMAKPDGRVPIPNSRAIEKLFHGIRSVAPEVKTLHVDNANPAVIANYPEESRRTVKALIEYGTPGNVVAFGLESADPKVAKLNNLNATAEETYEAVKLLNEIGGKRGYNGMPWLLPGINIIFGLPGETKKSYELTFQFLKKILNDGLMVRRINIRQVVVFPGTPLWHMRDRVKTEKHKKLIQHYKYKIRHEIDLPMLKRVVPVGTVLRDVRAEVFEDGLTYGRQIGSYPLIVGIPKEVPLNRFYDALIVGHGFRSITGIPVPINVNREGSKVLQYIPGVGRKKAVQILFKRPFKTEKEFMDMLDDNTRRILEGKIEI
- a CDS encoding TIGR00288 family NYN domain-containing protein; the encoded protein is MKEKLFKILRRGEKEEEEKREVPSKKIGLIVDGPNILRKEFGIKLEDIVEALRRIGNVRIAKVILNQYAPQGLIEAVVNQGLEPIIVAGDTDVRVAIEAMEIIHESDVEVLALASRDADFLPIIIEAKRQGKETVVIGVDPGFSAALQNAADYVIKMESSGERNGEEKGEVE